One segment of Nostoc piscinale CENA21 DNA contains the following:
- a CDS encoding TrmH family RNA methyltransferase — translation MLTSLQNSLVKQIRKLHSTKERHKQELFLLEGTHLLEEACAVNYPLVTVCCTPDWQAAHASLWEKLCSCCERVEIVSEEVLGAIATTIQPDGVVATARRRESINQVPFDGIVLALETIQDPGNLGTIIRTAAAAAASGLWLTGDSVDLDNPKVLRATAGQWFRLNMAVSEDLLTTVRQSQQAGMQVIATLPTAKLTYWEIDWRKPSLILLGNEGAGLSADLAKMADKQVNIPLSPGVESLNVAIAAALMLYEARRQITTG, via the coding sequence GTGTTAACTAGTTTACAAAACTCTCTCGTTAAGCAAATTCGCAAGCTGCACTCTACTAAGGAGCGTCACAAGCAGGAGTTGTTTTTGTTAGAAGGGACGCATTTGCTAGAAGAAGCTTGTGCTGTGAATTATCCGTTGGTGACGGTTTGTTGTACACCAGACTGGCAAGCGGCTCATGCTTCATTGTGGGAGAAGTTATGTAGTTGTTGTGAAAGGGTAGAAATTGTCAGTGAGGAAGTTTTAGGTGCGATCGCTACTACAATACAACCAGATGGAGTAGTTGCCACAGCCAGACGTAGGGAATCTATCAATCAAGTCCCCTTTGATGGCATTGTTTTAGCTTTAGAAACCATCCAAGACCCTGGAAATTTAGGCACAATTATTCGTACAGCTGCTGCGGCGGCGGCATCGGGATTATGGTTGACTGGTGATAGTGTGGATTTAGATAATCCCAAAGTGTTGCGGGCGACGGCTGGACAATGGTTTCGCTTAAATATGGCAGTGAGTGAAGATTTATTAACCACAGTCAGGCAAAGTCAGCAGGCGGGAATGCAGGTGATAGCAACTTTGCCGACAGCAAAATTAACTTATTGGGAAATTGATTGGCGCAAACCCAGTTTAATTTTATTGGGGAATGAAGGCGCGGGTTTATCAGCAGACTTGGCAAAGATGGCAGATAAACAAGTCAATATTCCCCTGAGTCCTGGAGTCGAGTCTTTAAATGTGGCGATCGCAGCTGCTTTAATGTTATACGAAGCTCGGCGACAAATAACCACAGGTTAA
- a CDS encoding type II toxin-antitoxin system Phd/YefM family antitoxin — protein sequence MLINLSKDINSLTEFKRNTTEFLQRIKQTKHPLVLTVNGKAELVVQDAESYQELLDAAELVETLKEIKLALKQMQSGQGEKAENFLNELEKEIRELLPQRYRKRDEVLSRIRQRVEALPIETESHIQTWKSAGQS from the coding sequence ATGCTAATAAACTTATCAAAAGATATAAATTCTCTTACCGAGTTTAAGCGTAATACTACTGAGTTTTTGCAACGCATCAAACAAACAAAACATCCGTTAGTTCTGACTGTCAACGGGAAAGCAGAGTTGGTTGTTCAAGATGCGGAATCTTATCAAGAACTTTTGGATGCTGCTGAATTAGTAGAAACCTTAAAGGAAATTAAACTTGCTTTGAAACAAATGCAGTCAGGACAAGGAGAAAAAGCAGAAAATTTTCTCAATGAACTGGAAAAAGAAATCCGCGAATTGTTACCACAACGCTATAGAAAACGTGATGAAGTGCTGAGTCGTATTCGTCAACGAGTCGAGGCTTTACCAATAGAAACAGAAAGCCATATACAGACTTGGAAATCAGCAGGACAATCCTGA
- a CDS encoding type II toxin-antitoxin system VapC family toxin, whose protein sequence is MVIDTMVFAYALLHVEDRYEQAIAALETVDQIVVLDSLFAELGNVIWQWIQFRQLPLQLGLDTLQDAEALVDVMIPSSQIRDAALRLAVEASHSFYDTLFVAGAIKYDTQVLTYDQKLAAKFSDRIILLE, encoded by the coding sequence ATGGTGATTGATACGATGGTGTTTGCCTATGCACTCTTACACGTAGAGGACAGGTATGAACAGGCAATAGCAGCTTTAGAAACTGTAGACCAAATTGTAGTGCTAGATTCGTTGTTTGCCGAGTTGGGAAATGTAATTTGGCAGTGGATACAATTTAGGCAACTGCCATTACAACTAGGTTTAGATACGCTACAAGATGCTGAGGCACTAGTTGATGTAATGATTCCTAGTTCTCAGATTCGAGATGCCGCTTTAAGGCTGGCAGTTGAGGCAAGTCATTCATTCTACGATACGTTATTCGTGGCAGGAGCAATTAAATATGATACTCAGGTGCTAACTTACGATCAAAAACTAGCGGCTAAGTTTAGCGATCGCATTATATTGCTGGAATAG
- a CDS encoding DUF262 domain-containing protein: MKIEANDKEVQDIFALGYFKIPRFQRPYSWTDEEVTNFWEDVIRDYEHYFIGSMVVYQTEKPYYGIVDGQQRLTTITLMLAAIRNAFLEYGDENLARGVHQYIEKANIDNINEYVLNSETSFPYLQGYIQSFNKAEIKYNAGNEEQNLKSAFELINKKLYAMIPKFDAKESCNDLFTERTHQILETLKSLRKKVLSLKLVFIQLDNEDDAYLIFETLNTRGKDLTTPDLVKNLLLQKLRSSNVTLDTYKVIWNGILEKFDNNGLEQTVVESFLYHHWLSKYWDTTQKQLFGEIKKHIDSSTRNDSEIKSSLLLYEFQKNSDYYVSIVSPDNHQWSPEEKNSIYQSLKALRLFNVKQQTSMILSLIRAYRERKITLRILRQILWKIECFHFIFNSITSQRSSGSIAPLYSKYAQGLSNTDNPDKIQSIISDLVRKLKEKLPSFEEFEVNFMDLFYTRNKQRDKKVIQYVLEKLMGETINGLPIDYNSASIEHLLSESKGDEAIVGKIGNLILVDKKTNGEELKDFEFIKKIKILRDKNYPIDEHLLNATQWTDNEIEARGKSMAYKAYYEIWSL, encoded by the coding sequence ATGAAAATTGAAGCTAATGATAAAGAGGTTCAAGATATATTTGCTCTAGGTTATTTTAAAATTCCTAGATTTCAACGTCCATATTCATGGACAGATGAGGAAGTTACAAATTTCTGGGAAGATGTTATTAGAGATTATGAGCATTATTTTATAGGTTCAATGGTTGTTTATCAAACAGAAAAACCATACTATGGGATAGTTGATGGTCAACAAAGATTAACAACTATTACATTAATGCTGGCTGCTATAAGAAATGCTTTTCTTGAGTATGGAGATGAAAATTTAGCTAGGGGAGTACATCAATATATTGAGAAAGCAAATATAGATAATATAAATGAATATGTTTTAAACTCAGAGACATCTTTTCCCTATCTACAAGGATATATACAAAGTTTTAACAAAGCAGAAATAAAATATAATGCAGGTAATGAAGAACAAAATCTTAAATCTGCGTTTGAATTAATCAATAAAAAACTTTATGCTATGATTCCTAAATTTGATGCTAAGGAATCTTGTAATGATTTATTTACTGAACGGACACATCAAATTTTAGAAACTCTAAAATCTTTGAGAAAGAAAGTTCTTTCCTTAAAACTAGTATTTATTCAATTAGATAATGAAGATGATGCTTATTTAATCTTTGAAACTCTTAATACTAGAGGTAAAGACCTTACTACGCCTGATTTAGTAAAAAATTTACTTTTACAGAAACTAAGATCATCTAATGTAACATTAGATACTTATAAAGTGATATGGAATGGGATTTTAGAAAAGTTTGATAATAATGGATTAGAGCAAACTGTTGTAGAGTCTTTTCTATATCATCATTGGCTTTCTAAATATTGGGATACAACTCAAAAGCAATTATTTGGAGAAATAAAAAAACACATTGATTCTTCTACTAGAAATGACTCAGAGATTAAATCTAGTTTATTGTTGTATGAATTTCAAAAAAACTCAGATTATTATGTTTCCATTGTATCTCCAGATAACCATCAATGGAGTCCCGAAGAAAAAAATAGCATTTATCAATCATTAAAAGCATTACGCCTTTTTAATGTTAAGCAACAAACATCAATGATTTTATCTCTTATTAGGGCATATAGAGAACGTAAAATCACATTGAGGATATTACGTCAAATTCTATGGAAAATTGAATGTTTCCACTTTATTTTTAATTCGATCACATCTCAAAGATCCTCTGGTTCAATTGCTCCACTTTATTCCAAATATGCACAAGGGCTTTCTAATACAGATAATCCAGATAAAATTCAGTCAATTATTAGTGATTTAGTCAGAAAGCTCAAAGAGAAACTACCTAGCTTTGAGGAATTTGAAGTAAACTTTATGGATTTATTTTATACGAGGAATAAACAAAGAGATAAAAAAGTTATCCAATATGTACTAGAAAAACTTATGGGTGAAACCATTAATGGGCTACCCATTGATTACAATTCTGCTAGTATTGAACATTTACTATCAGAATCAAAAGGAGACGAAGCAATAGTAGGTAAAATAGGAAATCTAATATTAGTAGATAAAAAAACTAACGGCGAAGAATTAAAAGACTTTGAATTTATAAAAAAAATTAAAATTTTAAGAGATAAAAACTATCCGATTGATGAGCATTTGTTGAATGCCACTCAATGGACTGATAATGAAATTGAAGCGCGAGGTAAATCTATGGCTTATAAAGCCTACTATGAAATTTGGAGTTTGTAA
- a CDS encoding NAD(P)H-quinone oxidoreductase subunit J, translating into MADEESKPVPAGQDALVPAGPISQWLAENGFDHESLAPDKNGVEIIKVGPEFLLPIATALYAYGFNYLQFQSGIDLGPGQDLVSVYHLVKVGDNADKPEEVRVKVFLPRENPRIPSVYWIWKTADWQERETYDMFGIIYEGHPNLKRILMPEDWVGWPLRKDYISPDFYELQDAY; encoded by the coding sequence GTGGCTGATGAAGAATCTAAACCAGTACCCGCAGGACAAGATGCTTTAGTTCCGGCTGGGCCGATTTCTCAATGGTTAGCAGAAAATGGCTTTGATCATGAATCTTTAGCGCCGGATAAAAATGGTGTAGAGATTATTAAAGTCGGGCCAGAATTTTTACTACCCATTGCTACAGCTTTGTATGCTTATGGGTTTAACTATCTCCAGTTTCAATCGGGTATTGACCTTGGCCCAGGACAGGATTTAGTCAGTGTGTATCACTTAGTCAAAGTTGGTGATAATGCTGATAAACCGGAAGAAGTGCGAGTTAAGGTATTCCTCCCCAGAGAAAATCCCCGAATCCCTTCAGTTTACTGGATTTGGAAAACCGCAGACTGGCAAGAACGCGAAACCTACGATATGTTCGGCATAATCTACGAAGGACATCCCAACCTGAAGCGGATTTTAATGCCGGAAGATTGGGTGGGTTGGCCTTTGCGGAAAGATTACATCTCGCCTGATTTTTACGAGTTACAAGACGCTTATTAG
- the ndhK gene encoding photosynthetic/respiratory NAD(P)H-quinone oxidoreductase subunit K, with translation MVLNSDLSTQNKEQIINPIERPTVTQDLSENIILTTVDDLYNWARLSSLWPLLFGTACCFIEFAALIGSRFDFDRFGLIPRSSPRQADLIITAGTITMKMAPQLVRLYEQMPEPKYVIAMGACTITGGMFSVDSPTAVRGVDKLIPVDVYLPGCPPRPEAIIDAIIKLRKKIANDSMQERAQIKQTHRFYSTTHNLKPVAEILTGKYMQSETRFTPPKELTEAIGLPVPPALLTSQTKEELNRG, from the coding sequence ATGGTCTTGAATTCTGATTTAAGCACCCAAAACAAAGAGCAAATCATCAACCCGATTGAGCGTCCGACAGTCACTCAAGACCTTTCAGAAAATATTATCTTGACAACGGTTGATGACCTCTACAACTGGGCTAGGCTTTCAAGTCTTTGGCCTTTGCTGTTTGGGACAGCTTGCTGCTTTATTGAGTTTGCAGCTTTAATTGGCTCTCGGTTTGACTTTGACCGCTTTGGTTTAATTCCCCGTTCCAGCCCCCGTCAAGCTGATTTGATTATTACCGCCGGCACAATCACTATGAAGATGGCACCCCAGTTGGTGCGTCTTTATGAGCAAATGCCTGAGCCAAAGTATGTGATTGCAATGGGCGCTTGTACAATTACTGGCGGGATGTTCAGCGTGGATTCTCCCACAGCTGTACGCGGAGTTGATAAGTTAATTCCGGTGGATGTGTATTTGCCTGGTTGTCCTCCCCGTCCCGAAGCGATTATTGATGCGATCATTAAGCTGCGGAAGAAAATTGCTAATGATTCCATGCAAGAACGCGCTCAAATTAAGCAAACCCACCGCTTCTACAGTACGACTCACAACTTGAAGCCAGTCGCAGAAATTTTAACTGGCAAGTATATGCAGTCAGAAACTCGCTTCACTCCACCCAAAGAATTAACAGAAGCAATTGGTCTACCAGTACCACCTGCGCTGCTAACTTCTCAAACCAAGGAGGAATTGAACCGTGGCTGA
- the ndhC gene encoding photosynthetic/respiratory NAD(P)H-quinone oxidoreductase subunit C, translated as MFVLSGYEYFLGFLIICSLVPALALSASKLLRPSGNSLERRTTYESGMEPIGGAWIQFNIRYYMFALVFVVFDVETVFLYPWAVAFHRLGLLAFIEALIFIAILVVALVYAWRKGALEWS; from the coding sequence GTGTTTGTCCTTAGCGGTTACGAGTACTTCCTAGGCTTCTTAATTATCTGTAGCCTAGTGCCAGCCCTGGCGCTTTCTGCTTCCAAGCTTCTCCGACCCAGTGGTAACAGCCTGGAACGCCGCACAACTTATGAATCTGGGATGGAACCCATCGGTGGAGCCTGGATTCAGTTCAATATTCGCTACTACATGTTTGCGCTGGTTTTTGTCGTCTTTGACGTAGAAACTGTGTTCTTGTATCCTTGGGCGGTCGCTTTTCACCGTTTAGGGCTATTAGCATTCATTGAGGCGCTAATTTTTATTGCAATTCTCGTAGTTGCTTTAGTTTACGCATGGCGTAAAGGAGCTTTGGAATGGTCTTGA
- a CDS encoding rubredoxin, whose product MSEQAVETPALDRYECRACGYVYEPEKGDDKHDIPSGTLFTDLPVNWRCPVCSAKKTAFTNIGPAGTASGFKENLGFGLGVNKLTPGQKNILIFGALALAFLFFISLYGLQ is encoded by the coding sequence ATGAGCGAACAAGCTGTTGAGACTCCAGCGTTAGACCGCTATGAGTGTCGCGCCTGCGGTTATGTTTATGAACCTGAGAAGGGAGATGATAAGCATGATATCCCTTCTGGGACACTGTTTACCGACTTGCCTGTAAACTGGCGCTGTCCAGTTTGTAGTGCCAAGAAAACTGCTTTTACTAACATTGGCCCGGCTGGTACAGCATCCGGTTTTAAAGAAAATCTTGGCTTTGGTTTGGGTGTCAACAAGCTGACTCCAGGGCAGAAGAATATCTTAATTTTTGGGGCTTTAGCTCTGGCTTTCTTGTTCTTTATCAGTCTTTACGGCTTACAATAA
- a CDS encoding photosynthesis system II assembly factor Ycf48 yields the protein MQSIVKSWQRIIACLIVVVLCIGCSKVPSTSFNPWEIITVPTNEKLLDIAFTQDSQHGFLVGSNSTLLETQDGGKKWQPLSLALDDSRYRFDSVSFSGKEGWIVGEPSLLLHTTDEGRSWSRIPLSEKLPGNPISVHALGSNSAEMATDVGAIYKTTDGGKNWKAQVEAAVGVVRNMQRSADGKYVAVSAKGSFYSTWEPGQNAWVPHNRNSSRRVENMGFNENGQLWLLARGGLVQFSEPNNTEEWQEALYPELSTSWGLLDLAYRTPEELWIGGGSGNLLRSIDGGKTWEKDREVEQVAANLYKIVFLTPDQGFIIGDRGVLLKYNAGAEKTASEKAA from the coding sequence ATGCAATCCATTGTGAAAAGTTGGCAACGCATAATTGCCTGTTTGATAGTAGTTGTTTTGTGTATAGGTTGTAGCAAAGTGCCTTCTACTAGCTTCAACCCTTGGGAAATTATTACTGTGCCAACCAACGAGAAGTTGCTAGATATTGCTTTTACTCAAGATTCTCAACATGGTTTTTTAGTAGGAAGCAACTCTACCCTATTAGAAACCCAAGACGGTGGGAAAAAGTGGCAACCCTTGTCCTTAGCACTGGATGATTCTCGATATCGCTTTGATTCTGTCAGTTTTTCTGGCAAAGAAGGTTGGATAGTCGGCGAACCTTCCCTATTACTGCATACCACCGATGAAGGTCGTTCTTGGTCACGTATTCCTTTGAGCGAAAAGTTACCCGGTAATCCCATTTCTGTTCATGCGTTGGGAAGCAACTCAGCAGAAATGGCTACAGATGTGGGCGCAATTTACAAAACTACTGATGGTGGTAAAAATTGGAAAGCCCAAGTCGAAGCTGCTGTTGGTGTGGTACGGAATATGCAGCGTTCTGCTGATGGTAAATATGTCGCAGTTTCGGCTAAGGGTAGCTTTTACTCGACTTGGGAACCAGGACAAAATGCTTGGGTTCCTCATAACCGCAACAGTTCGCGCCGTGTGGAAAACATGGGTTTCAATGAAAACGGCCAATTGTGGTTATTAGCCAGAGGTGGTTTAGTGCAGTTTAGTGAACCCAATAACACCGAAGAATGGCAAGAAGCTTTATATCCAGAGTTGTCCACCAGTTGGGGTTTACTGGATTTGGCTTATCGCACGCCCGAAGAATTATGGATAGGCGGTGGTAGCGGTAACTTGCTGCGGAGTATTGATGGTGGTAAAACCTGGGAAAAAGACCGTGAGGTGGAACAGGTAGCCGCTAATCTATATAAGATAGTCTTTCTCACTCCCGACCAAGGATTTATCATTGGCGATCGCGGTGTATTGCTGAAATATAACGCTGGGGCTGAAAAAACTGCGTCAGAAAAAGCAGCTTAG
- the psbE gene encoding cytochrome b559 subunit alpha: MSGTTGERPFSDIITSIRYWVIHSITIPALFIAGWLFVSTGLAYDVFGTPRPNEYYTQTRQELPIVNNRYEAKKQVEKFIGK; the protein is encoded by the coding sequence ATGTCAGGTACCACTGGAGAACGTCCGTTTTCGGACATTATTACCAGCATTCGTTACTGGGTAATTCACAGCATCACCATCCCAGCATTATTTATTGCAGGTTGGCTATTTGTTAGCACCGGGCTGGCTTATGATGTATTTGGCACACCTCGCCCTAACGAGTATTACACACAAACACGGCAGGAATTGCCAATTGTGAATAACCGTTATGAAGCCAAGAAACAAGTTGAAAAATTTATTGGAAAGTAG
- the psbF gene encoding cytochrome b559 subunit beta: protein MTSGNNINQPVTYPIFTVRWLAVHTLGVPTVFFLGAIAAMQFIQR, encoded by the coding sequence ATGACTAGCGGAAATAACATCAATCAACCAGTTACCTATCCAATTTTTACAGTTAGATGGCTGGCAGTTCATACCTTGGGTGTGCCAACCGTGTTTTTCTTGGGCGCGATCGCCGCAATGCAATTTATTCAACGCTAG
- a CDS encoding photosystem II reaction center protein L encodes MERTPNPNNQPVELNRTSLYLGLLLIFVLGILFSSYFFN; translated from the coding sequence ATGGAAAGAACGCCCAATCCCAATAACCAACCGGTTGAACTTAACCGTACTTCTTTATACCTGGGATTGTTACTGATTTTTGTTCTAGGTATTCTCTTTTCCAGTTACTTCTTTAACTAA
- a CDS encoding photosystem II reaction center protein J → MSAGTGRIPLWVVATIAGLGVITVVGIFFYGAYAGIGSSL, encoded by the coding sequence GTGTCTGCTGGAACTGGAAGAATTCCCCTGTGGGTTGTCGCTACAATCGCAGGTTTAGGCGTAATTACTGTTGTAGGTATCTTCTTCTATGGAGCCTACGCTGGTATTGGTTCTTCACTATAA
- a CDS encoding photosystem I reaction center subunit VIII, whose protein sequence is MSTELFPHILAYSASYLSPIFVPIIGWVLPIATFSFLMLYIERDDIA, encoded by the coding sequence ATGTCCACTGAACTATTCCCCCACATTTTGGCTTATTCTGCATCTTACTTGTCTCCTATCTTTGTACCTATTATTGGTTGGGTTCTACCAATAGCAACATTCTCGTTTCTGATGTTATACATTGAGCGTGATGACATTGCCTAA